One Natator depressus isolate rNatDep1 chromosome 3, rNatDep2.hap1, whole genome shotgun sequence DNA segment encodes these proteins:
- the LOC141983886 gene encoding uncharacterized protein LOC141983886, with product MKDRGHNRDPKQCRVKLKELRQAYQKTREANGRSGSEPQTCHFYDELHAILGGSATTTPAVLFDSFNGDGGNTEAGFGDEEDDDDDEVVDSSQQASGETGFPDSQELFLTLDLEPVPPEPTQGCLLDPAGGEGTSAACVSMITGSSPSQRLVKIRKKKKRTRDEMFSELMLSSHTDRAQTNAWRQIMSDCRKAQNDQEERWRAEESKWRAEESKWRAEERAEARMWRQRDERRQDSMLRLLEDQTSMLQCMVELQQRQLEHRLPLQPLCNQPPSSPSSIASTPRRPRTRWGGHRPTSHSTTEDCPKKRRLSFNKF from the exons atgaaggacagaggccataacagggacccgaagcagtgccgcgtgaaactgaaggagctgaggcaagcctaccagaaaaccagagaggcgaacggccgctccgggtcagagccccaaacatgccacttctatgatgagctgcatgccattttagggggttcagccaccactaccccagccgtgttgtttgactccttcaatggagatggaggcaatacggaagcaggttttggggacgaagaagatgatgatgatgacgaggttgtagatagctcacagcaagcaagcggagaaaccggttttcccgacagccaggaactgtttctcaccctggacctggagccagtaccccctgaacccacccaaggctgcctcctggacccagcaggcggagaagggacctccg ctgcatgtgtttcaatgatcacaggatcttctccttcccagaggctagtgaagattagaaagaaaaaaaaacgcactcgagatgaaatgttctccgagctcatgctgtcctcccacactgacagagcacagacgaatgcgtggaggcaaataatgtcagactgcaggaaagcacaaaatgaccaggaggagaggtggcgggctgaagagagtaagtggcgggctgaagagagtaagtggcgggctgaagagagggctgaagctcgaatgtggcgacagcgtgatgagaggaggcaggattcaatgctgaggctgctggaggaccaaaccagtatgctccagtgtatggttgagctgcagcaaaggcagctggagcacagactgccactacagcccctgtgtaaccaaccgccctcctccccaagttccatagcctccacacccagacgcccaagaacgcggtggggtggccaccggccaaccagccactccaccacagaggattgcccaaaaaaaagaaggctgtcattcaataaattttaa